In Bifidobacterium adolescentis ATCC 15703, the sequence TGCTTGCGCTCCACGGACAGATAGTTGTCGTCCAGATACTTCCACAGGTGCTTGGTCTTGTCGGTGGCGTCAGCCAGGAAGGACTCGTCGCCCTCATATGGCGTGTAGTTCTTCTGGATGAAGTCGCGGACATCAATGTCCTTCTGCCAGTTGCCCTCGGTGAAGCCTTCCCAAGCCTTAGCCTCAAGTTCCTCCTGGGAGACCGCCGTTGCATCAACTGCTGCCATTTCCACTCCTTACTGGGTGTCGGTTGGCGACGCATCGTTACGCCGTCGCTACTTCACGATTGTAACGGCAATCATCTGCGAAAAGCCTGAAAACCACTCCCGAAATTAGTGACATAAATCACAATCGGGCGTGGTTTTCATATGGAATTCACTTTTCGGAAGATGCCGAGCCGTCCGCTGACCAGCGTTTCCATTCGCGGTCCTGTTCCTCCCATTTGAGATTGCGTTCCTGCACGATCTTCCACGCGTCGAGCGCGTCCTCACGGGTTCTGTACGGCCCCATGCGGTGGCTTGCCGGGGAAATCATGCCCAATTCCGGCTGCTCGGTGACGGTGTTGAAATACCACTGCTTTTCCATATCGGCTTCCTTCGGCTCTCGATGTTCTACTTGCGATCGCCGATTATTCGCGGAATGCGTTGGTGACCGGCAGACGGCGATCACGTCCAAACGCCAGCGCCGTCACCTTCGGTCCCAGCGGATACTGGCGACGCTTCCATTCGGCGCGGTCGACCAATCGCATGACCGTGTCGACGGTCGCCTCGTCGAAGCCGTCGGCCAGCAGGTCGGCGCGGCCATGAGCATGCTCGATGTACATCGCCAATACTTGGTCGAGCAGCGCGTATTCCGGCAGTGAATCGGAATCCTTCTGCCCTGGGCGCAATTCGGCGGACGGCGCCTTCTCGATCGAGTTGACGGGGATCATCACACCATCCGGCAGCGCAGTGCCCGCGCTCCCCTGCTCGTTGCCGACGACATGCAGACCGCCGATGCCCATGCCGGCGGCGGCAGCCTTGTTGCGCCAGCGGGAGATCTCCCACACGCGGGTCTTGAGCAGGTCCTTGATCGGCGCATAGCCGCCGACCGCATCGCCGTAGATCGTGGAATAGCCGCATGCCAGTTCGGACTTGTTGCCGGTGGCCACGGCCAGCAGTCCTTTGGAGTTCGAGTAGGCCATGACGATGACGCCGCGGATGCGCGCCTGCAGGTTCTCGGCGGCGACGCCTTCCAGTTCCAGCTGGTTTTGGAAGGAGACGAACAGCGGCTCGATGGGCTGGATGTCATAATGCGCGCCGATATTGCGCGCCAGATCAGCTGCATCGTCCTTGGATCCGTCGGACGAATACATGCTCGGCATGGAGATGCCGTACACGTTCTCGCCGCCCACCGCGTCGGCCGCCATGGCAGCCACGAGCGCGGAATCGATGCCGCCGGACAGGCCCAGGCACACGCCCTTGAAATGGTTCTTGGCCATGTAATCCTTCAGACCCAGCACGCAGGCGGTGTACACTTCCTCGTCCGGATCGGGCTTGGCTGCGATCGTACCGACCTTCTGATGCTCCGCGGACGTGTCCAAGTCGAAGAAGCTCAGATCCTCCATGAACATCGGCGAGCACTCAAGCAGGGTGCCGTTGGTGTCCACAACGAAGCTGCCGCCGTCGAAGACGAGGTCGTCCTGGCCGCCCACTTGGTTCAGGTAGATCATCGGGGCGTTCACTTCGGCCGCGCGGCGCACCGCGAGGTCGAGACGGGTGTCGGTTTTGCCTTCCTCGTATGGCGAACCGTTCATGGTCAGCAGCAGGTCGATGTTCTCCTTGGCGAGTTCGGCCACAGGGCCGCCGTCCTGCCAGATGTCCTCGCAGATGGCCACGCCGATGCGCGCGCCGTTCACGTCGAGCACCATGGATTTGTTGCCGGGGCTGAAGATGCGGAATTCGTCGAACACGCCGTAATTGGGCAGGAAATGCTTGTCGTAGCCGGCCCAGACAACGCCGTCGTGCAGGACGACGAGTCGGTTGCGCGGTTTGGAGGTTTCACGGTCGGTGCCTACAGTGCCGACCACCACATATAGTTCGCCGAGACTGTCGGATGCCAGTTCGGTGGCGAGCCAGTTGGCTTTGTCCCATGCGGCTTTGCGGAAGGTGGCACGCAGTGCGAGGTCTTCGATGGGGTATCCGGTCAATGTCATTTCCGGGAACACGACGACTTGCGCGCCCTGCCGAGCGGCGAGATGCGCGTATCGCATGACCTTGTCGGCGTTGGAATCAAGGTCTCCGACGCAGGTGTCGATTTGGGCGAGTGCGAAGCGAATGTCTGTCATAGCTGCCTAACCTACCGTTGATTTGTTGGATATGTTGTGTTTTTACGATTATGAAAATTACGATTACGGCGTTCCGCACGTGGCGTCACGACAGTTCGTTGAGCACCGTCAGCGCCGCGTTGGCGTAGAATTCCACGCCGGCTTGCAGCGATTCGTCAAGACCGACGAAATGCGGGCTGTGCCAATCCGGGCAGCCTTCCTCGCCGTTAGATCCGATGAAGGCGAACACAGGCATGGTGACGGGCATGAAATCGCAGAAGTCCTCCCCCGCCATCGACGGGTGGATGGGTTCGAGCTGGGCGTAATCGCGCACGTTGTCGGCGACTATCTTGGAAAGTTCCGTATCGGAGACGAGCGGGTTCTGGAAATCGTCCCAATCGATGTCGGCGGTGATGCCATAACCGGCCGCAATGGACTGGACCTGTTGCTTGAAGCGTTTCTCCACCAGTTCACCGTCGGACTTGTGGAAGTATCGTACGGTGCCTTGGAAGCTCGCCTTGTCGGGTACGACGTTCCACACGTGGCCGCCGTGCATCTCGGTGATGGACAGTACGAGCGGATGGAACGGCGAGACGTTACGGCTCACGATGGTCTGCAATGCGAGGACCATGGTGGCGAGCGCCTCGATCGGGCCGGTGCCCTTGTGCGGATAGCCGGCGTGTGTGCCGGTGGCGTGCAGGGTTACATGGAATTTCACGCAGCCGGCCATCATCGGTTCGGGGCCGACGGCGATCTGTCCGGGCGCGTAGTTCGGGTTGTTGTGCGCGCCGATGGCGGCTGATACGTCGGCGAGCAGTCCCGCGTCGACCATGGCCTTCGCGCCGAGGCCAAGTTCCTCGGCGGGCTGGAACAGCAGTTTAATGGAGCCCTTGATGCGCTTGCGATGCTTGGCGAGCCAGAACGCCGCGCCGAGCATGTACGACATGTGCAGGTCGTGGCCGCAGCCGTGCATCACGCCGTCGTTGACGGATGAGAACGGCAGACCGGTGTCTTCCTGGATGGGCAGACCATCGATGTCGGCGCGCAATGCGATGCGTGGTCCCGGCTGGTCGCCGCGGATCAGTCCGACCACGCCGGTTTCGAGCGGATTGTTGAGCACTTCGATGTCGTGTGCGCGCAGCAGCTTCTCAATGTAGGCGCTGGTCTCGTATTCCTTGAAGCTGCGTTCGGGGTGCGCATGCAGATAGTGCCTGATTTCGATGATCTCCGGCGTGATTTCGATATGTTCGCTCATGGTTGACGATTGTAGGCACATCCGGCCGTTTTTCCTATTTTCGTGGTCGTGTTCCGTGCCGTGCACGACGTTTTCGCATATATCCTCGTAAGCTGGATACCGGGTTTGACATGGTTTTTCATGGAGGCAGCATGGCTCAGGACATCAAGACGGCGTTTTTCGACATCGACGGCACGTTGACGAGTTTCGTCACGCATGTGGTGCCGCAGTCCACCGTCGACGCGTTGCATGCATTGCAGCGCAATGGCGTGAAGGTGTTCATCTGTTCGGGCCGCGCACCCTCCTACATGGGCGTGGTGCTTGATACCATTCCCGTCACGTTCGACGGCATCGTGGGACTTAACGGCCAGTATTGCACCACGCGCGACGGTCTCGACTACCGGCATCCGATCGACCAGGCCGACGTGAAGCTGATCACCGACTGGCTTGAAACGCATGCCGACGTGGTCGCCAACTATGCGGAAAGCGACTACGGGTATTTCAATCGCACGAACGCCGCATTGGAACGCACGTGGAACAGTCTCGGCAAGACCGCGCCGAAAATCGACGTGCATGATCCGCGCGAACGCATCGCAAACCATTCCACGTTCCAAATCAGCCCGTATGTGGACGAGACGATGGAAGCCGAAATCGCCAGCATGTGCGGCAACGTGCGCGGCGTCAGATGGCATCCCGCTTTCACCGATCTGATTCCCGCCGATGGAGGCAAGGCGGTTGGTATGCAGGTGATGCTGGAGCATTTCGGTTGGACGAAAGACAATGCGATCGCATTCGGCGACGGCGGCAACGATGTGGACATGCTACGATTCGCGGGAATCGGCGTGGCAATGGGCAACGCCACCGACGAGCCGAAAGCGGCGGCCGATTACGTCACCGACAGCGTCGACGACGCCGGCATAGCCAACGCGCTTAAGCATTTCGGCGTTATATGACGGTGTTTCCGCAAGATTATTTACGATTCACAAGTCTGTTTTTCGCATATTCCTGCGGTTTTTGCGCCCTTTATAAATAATTCCGATAAGCGCGCGACGTGTTGCCGTCACAGGTTCCTCTATATTGGTCAATCGTTGGCCCGCAACCGCAGTAAGCGTCCGGGCCGTGTAGCGAAATTGAGAGAGAGGAACTCAACCATGCGTAACAAGAAGATTCTCGGCGCACTGCTCGCCGTCACCACGCTCGCGACCTTCGGCCTGGCAGGCTGCGGCAATTCCGGTTCCAACGGTGCCGCCTCCAAGGAGGACGACAAGACCATCACCGTGGCCGCCTCCCCGACCCCGCACGCGGAGATTCTGAACAAGGCGGTCAAACCGCTCGTCGAGAAGGACGGCTACAAGCTGGTCGTCAAGGAGTTCACCGACTACGTGCAGCCGAACACCGCCACCGAGGATGGCGAGGTTGACGCCAACTACTTCCAGCACAAGCCGTACCTCGACAACTTCAACAAGGAGAAGGGCACGCATCTGGTGTCCGTGGAGGGCATCCATTTCGAGCCGTTCGGCCTGTACCCGGGCAAGACCAAGGAGCTGAAGGATCTTCAGGACGGCGCCACCGTGGCCGTACCGAATGATGCCACCAACGAGGCCCGCGCGCTTCTGCTGCTGCAGGATGCCGGCCTGATCAAGCTGAAGGATCCGAAGGACATCAACGCCACGCCGAAGGACATCACCTCCAATCCGAAGAACCTGAAGTTCAAGGAGCTTGAGGCCGCCGTCGTGCCGACCGTCATCAAGGATGTCGACATCGCAGCCCTGAACGGCAACTACGCCATCCAGGCCGGCTTCGACCCGACCAAGGACACGCTAGCCACCGAGAAGGCCGACGGTCTGGCCGCGAAGACCTACCAGAACA encodes:
- a CDS encoding NAD+ synthase, with the protein product MTDIRFALAQIDTCVGDLDSNADKVMRYAHLAARQGAQVVVFPEMTLTGYPIEDLALRATFRKAAWDKANWLATELASDSLGELYVVVGTVGTDRETSKPRNRLVVLHDGVVWAGYDKHFLPNYGVFDEFRIFSPGNKSMVLDVNGARIGVAICEDIWQDGGPVAELAKENIDLLLTMNGSPYEEGKTDTRLDLAVRRAAEVNAPMIYLNQVGGQDDLVFDGGSFVVDTNGTLLECSPMFMEDLSFFDLDTSAEHQKVGTIAAKPDPDEEVYTACVLGLKDYMAKNHFKGVCLGLSGGIDSALVAAMAADAVGGENVYGISMPSMYSSDGSKDDAADLARNIGAHYDIQPIEPLFVSFQNQLELEGVAAENLQARIRGVIVMAYSNSKGLLAVATGNKSELACGYSTIYGDAVGGYAPIKDLLKTRVWEISRWRNKAAAAGMGIGGLHVVGNEQGSAGTALPDGVMIPVNSIEKAPSAELRPGQKDSDSLPEYALLDQVLAMYIEHAHGRADLLADGFDEATVDTVMRLVDRAEWKRRQYPLGPKVTALAFGRDRRLPVTNAFRE
- a CDS encoding M20 metallopeptidase family protein; its protein translation is MSEHIEITPEIIEIRHYLHAHPERSFKEYETSAYIEKLLRAHDIEVLNNPLETGVVGLIRGDQPGPRIALRADIDGLPIQEDTGLPFSSVNDGVMHGCGHDLHMSYMLGAAFWLAKHRKRIKGSIKLLFQPAEELGLGAKAMVDAGLLADVSAAIGAHNNPNYAPGQIAVGPEPMMAGCVKFHVTLHATGTHAGYPHKGTGPIEALATMVLALQTIVSRNVSPFHPLVLSITEMHGGHVWNVVPDKASFQGTVRYFHKSDGELVEKRFKQQVQSIAAGYGITADIDWDDFQNPLVSDTELSKIVADNVRDYAQLEPIHPSMAGEDFCDFMPVTMPVFAFIGSNGEEGCPDWHSPHFVGLDESLQAGVEFYANAALTVLNELS
- a CDS encoding Cof-type HAD-IIB family hydrolase, with protein sequence MAQDIKTAFFDIDGTLTSFVTHVVPQSTVDALHALQRNGVKVFICSGRAPSYMGVVLDTIPVTFDGIVGLNGQYCTTRDGLDYRHPIDQADVKLITDWLETHADVVANYAESDYGYFNRTNAALERTWNSLGKTAPKIDVHDPRERIANHSTFQISPYVDETMEAEIASMCGNVRGVRWHPAFTDLIPADGGKAVGMQVMLEHFGWTKDNAIAFGDGGNDVDMLRFAGIGVAMGNATDEPKAAADYVTDSVDDAGIANALKHFGVI
- a CDS encoding MetQ/NlpA family ABC transporter substrate-binding protein; translation: MRNKKILGALLAVTTLATFGLAGCGNSGSNGAASKEDDKTITVAASPTPHAEILNKAVKPLVEKDGYKLVVKEFTDYVQPNTATEDGEVDANYFQHKPYLDNFNKEKGTHLVSVEGIHFEPFGLYPGKTKELKDLQDGATVAVPNDATNEARALLLLQDAGLIKLKDPKDINATPKDITSNPKNLKFKELEAAVVPTVIKDVDIAALNGNYAIQAGFDPTKDTLATEKADGLAAKTYQNILVVKEGNENTAKTKELKKALKSDEVRDYINKNYKGAVVPVF